A window of Nicotiana sylvestris chromosome 8, ASM39365v2, whole genome shotgun sequence genomic DNA:
ACTGTTTTGTTTCCTTCACTGCTCCTCATTGACATCCTTTTCTGTGATGTAGCGACTGCTTGGATGCCCGGTGCGATTCCGGACCTCGAGAGCTGGGTTCGGACCCTAGCTTCGACCTCCTCGTACGCTGAGCGCTCATGGCATGATTTAGCAAGGGGTCGATGGGAGGTCAAAAATCATGGTAAGCCTTTTCTTTCGTATCTGATGGCCTTAAAATGTTTCCTTCTTATACTCACTTGATTTCCTTTCACACAAGCCTCGGGAAAGATGCCGTCATGAGGCCTTCATCCGGGGAGGAGGAGGTTCCGCCTCCGGTCACGAAGCcatcaaaggaaaagaaaataaaaagggtCTCGCCCTCCGATACTCCAAAGCCCAAGAAGATCAAGGCTCACAGGTCGAAAAGGGACACCGCTGTCCTGCCTGCTGATATAGGCCAACGACTAAGGGAGGAAGAAGAGAAAGATGAAGATGCTGGCTTCGAGCTAGTAGCTCGAATGAAGAGGAGTGCCACGACCCCGAAGTCCGCTGAGCCAGTGATGATTGAAGAGGTTCAGCCTCGAACTGAAGAGATCTCGAAAGATGGCCCGAGCAAAGTTCTCGAGTCGTTAGAGGGTGAAGATGCCTCCCGCTGTGATGAGTAATCGGCGGATGTGCCTGAAGGAGCTGGTTCTGAGGCCCTTCAAAACGAAGAGAACGCCCCAAGTGACTTGCTTGGGGAAATATATATTGGCGATTCGCCACCCCTCCCCACATTTTTTTAGGGCATTTTCAGGAAGCCCAGGCCATGGAGACCCCCAACATAAAAACAACCCACGAAGGGGAGGACCTTTTCCGTGGTTGCTTCACGGGAGTCGAAGATGATGCCGATTTGGGTGATGCATCGAGTCTCTTCGATGAGGCTCAACGACTCCTGAGACGGGTAAGCCTCAGCTCCCTTTGTCAATATTATGCTTGCATTCTTCTTGCctgatttcctttctttcttcacATGCCTTGACACTTTATCGAGATGCACTTTCTATACCCCGGGAAAAGCTAAGCCAGTGCGAGGCTGATCTTAAAAGGCTTACGGAGGAGAGAAATGCCCTCAAATTTCTCAATGGGAAAAAAGAAGAGGAGATCAAGGACCTCCGAGCCAAATTGGCTACAGCCCATAAAGAGCAGACCGACCTGATTGAGTAGGtaatgaattttttttagaaGCTCGATGTATCAATTCGGGAACGATGACTAGTACTTTGATCCTGCAGGTTCAACAGAAGGCCAAAAAGATCGAGAAGCTTCATAAGGAGGCCAACATGATGAAGGCTGAGACTTTGGGGTGGAAGTAAAATATGGACCGCCTTGCCTCGGAGAAAGATACTGCTCGAGACCAACTGTCATCGGTCGAATATCAACTCCAAAGCATAAAGGAGGAAAGCTTGGCTCgagccaagaaaattgaggagctcgAGGCTCAGCTGGCCGCCGAACTTGCAAAGGCCACATCTGAGGCAGAAAAAGTAAAGGCTGACGCGGAGGCAATCGTGGCCGTCTACCTAGCTGATGCCAAAGTTGCTCAAACTCGAGCACAAGAAGTTGCTGATACGGCTAAGACTCGATCATGCTGGGTTGCCAAGCATGCCAAGTACCTATCTCGAAGAGAGACTCTTGAGGAGATTCATGCTCGTGGCTTTGACCTTGCTGTCGATATCGAGAACGTGAAAGTACTCGAGGCCGAAGCTAAAGCATTTCTCTCTTCCGATGATGATAAATCCGGGAGCGCGAGTGGATCTGAGAGTGGGGGGATTCGGATGACGAGGACGCAGCTCCCGAAGAGAATTAGGCACTTAGGATTtttccttttttgaattttttgtgtaGGATCCTGACCGATCCATGTaaatattttcatatatatatatatatatatatatatatatatatgtataaaacgTTTCCTTTCTTATCTCGACTTTTGTTTTGTGAAAATTCCAATTTGTTTGTCGTCTTATGACAATTTTGATACACATTGCGAGATCGTTCGACTCACTTCGTGCCTTGCAAAAATTTTGTTTGTGAATTCGAAACTTAGGCAACTTGATCGAAGTCATACTAATATAGTCTCTATGATCGAGTGAGTATTTTCTCGAACTCGAAATAggaaaacccttaggtttttattgGGTGAGGGGGATTCTCGAACTCAAAAAATAtaatggcccttaggctcttgaatTGGGCCGATACGGCCAAAACAATGGCTTTTTCCCTTTTCGGCTTAAAAAatttaatcatataaaaatttgTTTTGCCTTAGAACGAGGTAAATCTGTACCCATTAGGATTTTCAAAGGTTAGTGTTATCGAAACCTTTtactttgttatgccttagcataagCTTGTTCAAGAGTTTGAACAATTTGGTACCCCTTAAGGTTTTTGAGGGTTGATGATATCGAAACCCTTTGtaattttgccgagggtagcccttTTAACCGGTTTGTGAAAATATTAGAAGGACCTATTTTGTTACGGAATTCGGACGTGTCCGAACCGTGTTagtttggtcgtagcctttaacTTTGAGATTTTCCCTTTGGGTTTGTTTCTCAATTATACTTCGAACTTGTTCAAAGCGTCAGTCCTGAGTGAGGTTGCTGTGGCCTATAAAAATGAGGGtgctttttaaggtcttataatCTTGAAGTTTAATAATTCGAGCATGTTGATTTTTGGATGGCAGTCCCCGAGTACGGGGTTGATTGTTCGAGCTTTAGTTGCGATCAACAGTTGAGCCAGTTTCTGCAATAGATCATAAGTATGAAATTTTAAGGTAAAAATTTCATTAAGGCATGGAACATCTGGTAAGGAAAAAATACTTCTTTCAATAGAT
This region includes:
- the LOC138876099 gene encoding uncharacterized protein, whose product is MDRLASEKDTARDQLSSVEYQLQSIKEESLARAKKIEELEAQLAAELAKATSEAEKVKADAEAIVAVYLADAKVAQTRAQEVADTAKTRSCWVAKHAKYLSRRETLEEIHARGFDLAVDIENVKVLEAEAKAFLSSDDDKSGSASGSESGGIRMTRTQLPKRIRHLGFFLF